AATTATCAGGAAGATCATGTTTTTTAATTACAATAGAAATTATTTTTTATACTGAATGCAACCATTTCAACTATTTAAGAGTCTTGGAGAAAGCAGATACTGAATAATCCGTCTGTAGCTATGAAATCGATCTTTTGATTTACCACTTTTACCACATTACTCCCAACCAGACTGAATGTTATTCAGTGAAGACGAACTTATAGAAGGCTGTATAAGAGGAGATAGAACCCAACAGCGACGCCTCTACGAACTTTTCTCCAAAAGAATGTTTGTAGTGTGCTTGCGCTATGCAAAAAGCCGACTGGAAGCAGAAGATGTATTACAGGAATCGTTTATTAAAGTTTTTGAGAAAATAAAAGATTTTCGGAGAGATTGTCCTCTTGAGGGATGGATCAAACGTATTGTTATCAATACAGCATTGAATCAGAATCGTAGTAAATTATACATGTTTCCAGCAGTAGATATAGATGATATACATGAAGCAGAAGATAGTCATTCATCCCTTTCAGATCTGAGTTTCCAGGAATTACTGGAGATGGTGCAACAGCTGGCACCACGTTATCAGGTCATTTTTAACCTGTATGCCATTGAAGGTTATCAACATAATGAAATTGGCACTATGCTGGGTATTAGCGAAGGCACTTCCAAGTCGCAATATGCACGTGCTAGAGCTATACTCCGCCAAATGATAGAAGATAAACAACAAATAAAATATGAACGCTTCCGAAAAGAATAGCTTTGAAGAGCAGTGGAGAGACGCGTTTGAAAACGCTGAGTTACCCCCAGATCCAATGATCTGGTCAAATATTGAAACAAAACTGGCAGATGCAGAAAGAGATAAATATAAAAGAAAGCTATATTTATTTAAGCTGCGAGTCGCTGCTGCCGTAGCATTACTGGTATTGGCAACTGGTATATGGACCATCCAGCAGTCCATGAAAGGGAATAGTATTGCCATTGTAAATCATTATGAGAAAGAAATCCATAGTTCTGGCCCTGACAAAGGAGTATCCATATCTTCTGGAGACAAAACTTTCAATACAGATTCTACGCGATCTGCTATTTCTAATGTGTCTGCCTCTAATACAGCCAGTAATACTTTATCTCAGCATTCGTCAACCCCTGTCCTTCAACCAGCTACAAAAACAGAATCATCTTCCAATACAGTCAGAAACAACTCAGAAAGTGGAAAGACCAGTTCAACTCAGTTTGTAGAAAAACAGGATCAACTTTCCTATGAATCAACAAAATCAGGTACTAAGACATCAGCTATTAAGACAGATGCACAAACAACATCTATAGGCAAAGCACCACAAAATCAGGAAACATCTATTGTTACAAATGGTAAATTATTATCGGATAAACAAAAGAAAAGTTTACAGACAACGAATGTGGAAGATAATGTTGCTTATTACGAAGCTTCACCAACAAAGAAAAACACACTCAAAAATACCGGAAAAAATGTTGAGAGTTCATCAATAGTAGATCAAAACCTTAACCCAGCTAGTGAAAATTATATATCAGCAATTCATTCCCAATCAAATAATTATCAAGCAAATAATTATATAGTAGCTGTTGAACCTATCTCAGGAAAGTCTGTTCATACGCAAATGGCAAAAGCTGTAGTGAAAGATATTCGCTGGAAACTTAATCAGGATTTCTGGGATCAGTTGACAGCACAGGATCTGGCAGCACAGCAAAAGAAACAAATGCACAGAGCACGTTGGAGATTAGATGGTGGTGCAACTCCAGGAAGCTTTAATCCAAATTTTAACTCAACCAGTTATTCTGCAATGAATAGTTATGCTGATCAAGCACTTACTCCGACAACAGTAGGAAAAACCAATGCTGTTAGCCCATCAAGTAAGGACATAGGTAGCATGACACATTCGGGTACTTTTTATGCAACAGGTTTACAAACAGAGTTTGCACTATCAGAAAGGTTTTCCATCCTAGGAGGAGTTCAGTATACTTATAGTAAGTCTCAGATAGATGTGACTCAGTATACCGCATTTAGTAATAGTTCTGCTATTCAGCCCGACTTTTATGAATTATTTGGGGCTTCATCAAGAAGTACACCTACTAATACACTGGCCCAAAATAATATATCTTATAGGACGTCTCTAAACACCAATGAAGTACAAAGTCTGGATAATACCTATCATTATATTGGATTTCCAATGCGAGTTCTTTACAAAGTACTCAATCGAAAAGTAAAAGCCAGTATAGGTGCAGGAGTGTCTACAGACCTATTTCTGAAGAGCCAGATTAGTAGTTCTGAAAACAATATAGAAACACTCGAATTCAATCGTTCACAGAATTCATTCTATAAGAGTACAATTTTTAGTGGATTGTTAAGTGTAAAGCTGGATTATGCCATTGACAATAAATACAGTATTTATCTTGAACCCAGCTTCCGCAGAACATTATCATCTTCAACTACCTCATCTACTTTGAGTAGTTTTCCTGGATGGTGGGGAGTAGGAACAGGTATAATGTATAGATTTTAACAGAAGGCAACCAAAAGGTTGCTTTTTCAATATAATTCATATTTTTAACTAGCCAATCTACCACAAATACATTGCCATATAGATGAAAAGAATTTTACTCTGCATTTTGACTAACATACTGCTTTTTAGCTGTGACAATCAGGAGCAGATACATCCAATCATCATTGACCCTGTCACCCCAATCCATCTTGGAACGGAAACACTAACAACTGGTACATATCTTGGTTTCACTATAGGTGATTCTCCCCAAACAACTTATACAAAGACTCAAGCACTAATCACTAGCAAAGGGTTAAATAATTTATCTATTACCCACTCTATTTATACAGATCTGCCTTTGGTAAAAAACACATTATCATTATATACATCTATCTTTTTGGATGAAGAAAAAGGAACAGATTCTGGAGTACAAATTTATTTTGAGAATAATACGGTTAAAAGCATATACTTAAATAGTGGTAAAAAACTAAACAGATGGCCTAATTCTTTTCCTCAAGTATCTATCCAGCTTGGTGAATCTGTAGATAATCTCTATTCAAAACTTGAAAGAATAGCTGCTAACTCTGTCTATAGGAAGAAGTTCGAACGAATCAGTCTTTTTTTCAAGGATATTAACAAGGTATATGACTCCAATATGGGAATGTCTCCACAATGGTACTTCGGGTATAGCTATGATATAAACAAGACAGAACGTGTTCAGCTTAATTTTCAGGATCAGAAATTAGTATCTATTCATGTTGAACGTTATCAGGCCAGGTAATCTCACCCCTATCTTGGCTCTCTTACATTGAGCATAGATTTTTACGTATACTTGTTATATTAAAGTTATACTATTGTCAAATAAGACGATCCTATGCATAAGCTTAAAAATACAGATACAAAACCTCCTCAAGAAACTGATAAAGAAGCATGTAAACTCAAAACAGGAGAATTGCAGGAACAATTACGGGAAAAGCAAAAGATCCTTTATGCACAGGGAGAATATAGTATTTTAGTTATTCTTCAGGGATTAGACGCATCAGGAAAGGACGGCGTTCTCAATGATGTATTCAGTGGGTTAAATCTATTAGGAGTACAGGTTGCAGCCTTTAAAGCTCCTACAGAAGAAGAATCCCGGCACGATTTTTTATGGCGCATCCATCAGAAAGTACCAGGTAAAGGTATAATTGGCATTTTTAATCGTTCACATTATGAAGATGTTCTGGTGCCTCGGGTAGAAAAATGGATAGATGACAAAACAATAAAGAAACGCTTCAAACACATCAACGACTTTGAATCGTTACTTATTGAGAACAATACAGTTATTCTCAAATTCTACCTGCATGTTTCTGCAGAAGAACAAAAGGAACGGTTAACAGAACGAATGGAAAATCGCACCAAGTTCTGGAAACATAATGACAATGACTGGCAGGTTGCAACAAAAAGAGACATATATTTGGATGCATACGAAGATATTTTTGAACACTGCTCGAAGGCTGCAGACTGGCACATTGTTCCGGCAGATAAGAACTGGTACAAAAACCATATAATAGCCAAAGCAACATTAAAGGCACTGGAACAACTACCCTTGAAATATCCAGACTTAAAATAGTAGATACAACCTGACTAGTTGTTTCAACAATATTTTCACATCCATTATCTCATGTTAGAAGATAGTAAGCATGGGATAATATTTATCCCCTTATGAAAAAGCTAGTATTGTTTATATTCATGTGCATTAGCCTATGTCAATTCAGTAAAGCACAACAAAAGCGTACTCAAGAAGTCCTCTATTTAAAAAATGGTAGCATTATTCGAAATGCAAAATCCTTACAGTACCTGGATTCTCTAATAGAAATCCATACAACAGAAGGCTCAATATTCCGGTTTGAACTCAGTGATCTGGACAGTATCGCCCGTGAACCTGTCCGAGTTAAGTTTCGTACACATGGATACTTCCTTGCTGTTGAAGCTGGGTTCCTTTCCGGACATAGTACAAATACAACCACAACGATAGAGAAACGGAATAATGATGCGTCACTCCAGATTGTCTCAGGCTATCAATGGAATTCTCATTGGGCTACTGGTATAGGAGCAGCAATGGATATCTATCAGACAGGCACAATCTTACCCCTATTTCTGCGAAGTATGTACACTCCTCTCACTAACCGGCTAACCCCTCTTATCTCTTTTGATATAGGTTATGGACTCTATACAAGAGTTTTCAATGGCAGCCCCACTAATGGTCAACTTTCTCAGGGCGGTTTATTTATAAATCCGGCAGTTGGCTTTATTGCCAGGTCAGAGAAAAGAACAGCATTTTCCTTTGCAATAGGTTATCGCCGACAACATGTATATCAAAGCTTTGTAAATGAGGAGACTACCTCTTCCAAAAATATTATTCTGCATCGTATGTCTATTCGAGTAGGCTTATCCTTTTGATACTTTCCCAAAATAATGCGTTTACATTTTATATTTTGATCTTACTAATGTACTAAAAGGCTCGCCTATCGGTGGGCCTTTCTATTTGGATTTTGTCCAACTTTATGTTATATACAACAGCATATAAAACAGACATTTTTTAATAAACTGTTTTATAATTCTTTTATCTATTCATACTTACTATGAAAAGCCTACTTTCTCTTACGACCTGTAGTATTTTACTTTCCATCTTTGGACTACAAAGCCTATATGCACAATACAATTACGCAGAAGGCTTGCAAAAAACATTGCTTTTTTATGAAGCTCAGCGTTCAGGAAAGATGCCCGCCAACAATCGCCTTAGTTGGCGAGGCGATTCTCATTTACGTGATGGAAAGGATGTAGGTATTGATCTGACAGGAGGCTGGTACGATGCAGGAGATTCGCCTAAGTGGAATGCAACTATGTCATTTGCAGCCTCTACTCTGGCATGGAGTGCGCTGGAATACCCCAAAGGATATCAACAATCAGGTCAAATCTCCTATTTGCTAAATAATTTAAAATGGGTAGGCGACTATTTTATTAAATGTCTTCGATTTAAAACCATTAATGATCTGCCTACATATCGGGTTTTTGTCGAAGTAGGTAATGTAGACGAAGAACATAAATCATGGGTTGCGAACGAAGTTATGCAGGCATTATATCCTAATCGTCCCTCCTTTTATGCAGATAAAGATGCTCCTGCAACCAGTATAGTAGCTGCAATGGCAGCTTCTCAGGCAGTATCTTCCATTGTTTTTCGAACTAATGGAAATACTCAATATGCAGATGCTCTACTATTAAATGCACAAAAATTATACGAATTTGCTACTACCTATCAAGGAAATGGAACCGTTAAAAATGCAAGAGGAGAAATTGTAAAACATACAGAGAACTATGATGAGAATCGCTTTGAGGATCAAGTTTGTCTGGCAGCAATCTGGTTATATCGTGCCACCAAATCCTTACAACCAGAGGCTTCTGCTCAATATCTGAAACAGGCGGAAAAACTAGCTGGTGGATTTGCAAATCGGGTACCAGAAGCTTATTATAGTTATAGTACATATGAAATCCCTTGCTTCATACTACTTTCTGAAGAATTTCCAGATAATATTTTGTATAAGCAAAAGACAGAAGCTGCCCTGGATCGTTTTGTTAATCTCCCTAAAAGTCCGGGCGGACTAGCAAAAATAGGATATGAATGGGGTACTCTCCGACATGCAAACAATACAGCATGGTTATTTTTTGTGTATGCAGATCACTTAGCGGAAGGTGCACGCAAAACTAAATATGAACAATGGGCTAAAAGTCAGCTAGATTACTCTTTGGGCAGCAACCCTCAAAACAGAAGTTATCTTTTGGGTTTCCAGCCAGCAGGTAAAACGGTTGTTAATACTCCCCATCATGGCACAGCACATGCACCCTGGGCAGGTTGGGAACACCTGAATAAGGAGAAACCGGAATTTCGGTATCAACCACGTCATATTTTATATGGAGGTTTATTAGGGGGACCAAACTGGAACGATGAATTCAAAGCAGAGGTTGGAAATGCAGCACAAACTGAAGTTGCCTTGGACTTTAATGCAGGTATTACAGCCAATATGGCTCGTATGACATCTGTAATTGGAGGTAAACCACTTCCTAATTTCCCACCCAAAGAAAAACCAGATGATGAATATTTTGTTGAAGCATCTATTGCAGACACGGATAATGAATCTGTAGAGATAAAGGCATGGTTGAATAACCGTTCTGCTTTTCCTGCAAAAGTATCATCTAACCTTTCCTTCAGGTATTATTTTCAGGCAGAACCCGGTACTCAAATACAGGCAGAAATTGTAAATGGTAAAGGTGCAGCCATATCCCAGCCAACTCTCTACCAAGGAAGTATATATTTTGTGACAGTTACCTTCCCCAATATACCTATTTTTCCGGGAGGCCTTGATCCCAATAACGGATGGACGCCATTTTATCGAAAAGAAGTTGTTTTTCGTCTGAAGAGCTCCGGCAGCTGGAATAATGCAAACGACTGGTCATTCAAAGGAATTACCACCCAGGGAAAATCTCCTGTAAAAGTAAATCAGATCAGTGTATGGGAGGGTAAAAAGAAACTAGGTGGTATTGATCCACCAAAAGGATAAGTATTCTCTTTATAATTTATCAATATTTCAAACTAACAGAATTAATCCTTAATCTTCAGTAAGAGATGTGGTATCTTTTACTGAAGATTTTTTGTTTGCGCATAGTTCACGGCATGGCTCCTCAATGGGGCTGACTCGGTTGCCTGGCCACGAAAGATCATTTTGATCAGAACTCACGGCAATTTTGTGTTTGACCTGAACTCCAGTCAATTTTTCTCTTGCGCATAGTTCACAGCAAAACTTTTGTTTGCGTATAACTCACGGCAAAACTTTTTTTGAGCGGAATTCACTACAAACTACGGAGATACCATAAAGAACATCCTATCAACAACGAAATATGCGTCTCAAACCTATTGGTGTGAATCCACTACCATCTCCTGGGTAGACAAGTCGTTAACTGAACTTTGGGATGATATACTATTATCTTCTCCCCTACTTTTGCCATGTATTTAAAGTCATAGCCTAACTTCATTGGTTCATAGCCTCAAATAGTGTATAGAAACCAGCATTGATATAGGAACGTCACATGAGATAGATGTATTTTTGGCTATAATCAAAAATGCTATTGGAATATTTCAAAACACACAGCACTAATAGAATATTAAACTATATAATCCCAAATTACTGGAATTAAATTTTGAGTATACTATGAAATAATATAATATTGGTTACCACTTGATACAACAAACCAAAGATCATTTTTACCTTTCCACCTATGACCACATTTACACGCCGTAATTTTATACAGAAGGTTGCCGCTATTACAGGGTCTGGATACACTGCAATGGTTGCCCTTGACATGATCCCTGCAGCACCAGCAAAACCACTATCATTACAAGGGCAAGCCGGAAAAAAAGTAATCATATTGGGCGCAGGTATGGCAGGGCTGGCATCTGCCTATCAATTAACCAAACTTGGTTATGATTGTACCATTCTTGAAGCTCGCGGACGAGCAGGAGGACGCGTATGGACAATCCGGCCAGGTGCGAAAGAAACAGAACTGAACGGAGCATTACAAACCTGTCGATTTGATGAAGGACAATTCTACAATGCAGGTGCCATGCGTATTCCACACCATCATACATCTGTGATTCAATATTGCCGGGAATTAGGTGTGCCAATGGAAAACTTCCCTAATACCAATGAAGGAGCCTATTATTATAGTGAAGGCAAAGGTCCTTACTCCAATAAACGCATTCGACAACGGGAAATTCACAATGATATACGAGGATATACGTCAGAAATGCTGGCAAAAGTGATGGATCAAAGTTCACTGGATACACCCCTCACCAAAGAAGACAAAGAGAAAATTATCGAATATCTGATGGCAGAAGGAGCATTGGATAAAAGTAAATTATACAAAGGATCACCTCGTCGCGGTTTTGATGTTCCTCCCGGGGCATATAGTCAGGCAGGTAAACCCGCCCCTCTTCCTTCGTTAGTAGACCTTCTTCAGTCAGGTTTTTATGATCCCTATTTTTACAACATTCCGGAATACACATATGAGCAACAAAATACTATGCTTATGGTCTCCGGAGGAACAGATAAACTTACAGAAGCATTTACAAAACAGTTAGGCAAGAAAATCACCTACAATGCAGAAGTCACCAAGATATATAAAACAGAAAATGGGGCAAAAGTATCTTACAAAGATACAACCAAAGGCTCTGTACATGAAATCACAGGTGATTTCTGTATCTGCACTATTCCATTACCTGTTTTGAGCAGCATTGAACACAACTTTTCTTCCAATATCTCCCGTGCCATTGATCTAATACCACATAACAGTGCCTGTAAAATAGGACTACAGTTCAAACGAAGATTCTGGGAAGAAGATGATAATATATTTGGAGGAATTAGTCGTACCAATATGGATATTACTCAAATTGTATATCCTAGTACAGGCTATTTTTCTAAAAAAGGAGTGGTTATCGGCTACTATAATTACGGATCTACAGCGGAACGCATTGGCAATCTATCTCTGGCAGATCGTGAAAAACTGGCATTAGAACAAGGCAGTAAGATACATCCACAATACAAAACAGAGTTTGAAAGTTCGTTTTCTGTGGCCTGGCAGAAGGTACGTTACAGTCAGGCTGGCTGGGCTATGTATCCACAGGACGTACGTGATAAATATTATCCAGCCCTGCAACAAGCAGAAGGCAATATCTATTTCGCAGGAGATCATACTTCTTACTTAACCGCATGGATTGCTGGTGCATTCGAAGCCGCACATCAAACAGTAAAATCCATCCACGAACGTGTACAAAAGTCTTAATTATTCTATTACAACAAACTACCACTTATCACCTGTAATCACAGATAGGTTATGCTGCAAAAAACAGTGTAATCCTTTAAACCTATGAAAAAATCACTTATTCTACTTTATGCAGTTATCATTGGCTTTCAAGTCGCACTTGCACAGAAGAAGGCCTCAGGAACAGAATCTGCAGCTTCCTCACTATCATCTGCCACTCAGGGAGCTGAACGCATGGAGGGATTTATTCCTTTTTACTGGGATGCTAAAAAAGGAAAGATATTTCTTGAGATTAGTCGCTTTGATACTGAGTTTTTATATTATCCATCCCTTGCTTCGGGTATCGGATCAAATGATATTGGACTAGATCGTGGACGGCTGAGCCAAGAGCATGTCGTAAAATTTCAACGCAGCGGCAACAAAGTATTACTGATTGAATCTAATTATGCATATAGAGCTATAAGTAAAGACCCATTGGAACAACAGGCAGTTACAGAATCATTTGCTCAGTCTGTACATTGGGGTTTTGAGGTGATGGCTGAAGAAAATGGTAAGGTGCTGGTTGATGCCACTAACTTCTTCATACAAGATGCAGCGGGTGCAGTTCAGGCAATTAGTCGCACCAAACAAGGTAATTTTCGAATAGACCCATCCCGCTGTGCATTCTATCTACCTCACATAAAGAATTTTCCACAAAATACAGAAGTTGAGGCAACCATCACTTTAGTAGGAGATCAACCAGGCGGATACCTGCAGGAAGTAGTACCGACACCTACCATGGTAACAATGCGTCAACATTACTCTTTTGTTCAGTTACCAGAACTGGAAACGTATAAACCCAGAGTATTCGATCCACGTTCTGGCATGATTCCTATGCAGTATTTTGACTATGCCACTCCTGTAAGTGAACCCATTATTAAACGTTTTATCATCCGCCACCGACTGGAGAAGAAAGACCCAACAGCAACAGTTAGTGAAGCCGTAAAGCCAATTGTATACTATATGGATCCAGGTGCTCCTGAACCTATCCGGTCAGCACTCATGGAAGGAACAGCCTGGTGGAATCAAGCATTTGAAGCAGCAGGCTATAAAGATGCATTTCAGGTTAAGTTATTACCTGCAGATGCCGATCCTATGGATGTACGTTACAATATTATTCAGTGGGTGCATCGTTCCACACGTGGCTGGTCATATGGAAGCAGCATTATTGACCCTCGTACAGGTGAAATATTGAAAGGTAAGGTAACTTTAGGTTCTCTGCGGGTTAGACAAGACTTCCTGATTGCTCAAGGTCTGGTAGCAGCCTATGAAGAAGGAAAGCCTGTGTCAGAAGCCATGATGAAAATGGCCCTTGCACGTTTACGCCAGCTAGCTGCCCATGAAGTAGGACATACATTAGGATTGCCTCACAATTATATTGCCAGTACCAACGACAGAGCCTCTGTAATGGATTATCCTCATCCATTGGTAGATATCAAAGGAAACAACCTGGAGTTATCGAATGCCTATGCAACTGGCATTGGAGAATGGGACAAGGTAGCCATAAACTATGCCTATCAGGATTTTCCTAAAGGAACAGAGGAAAAAACTGCATTGGATAAGATTTTATCAGATTACATAAAGAAAGGTCTTTATTTCCTTAGTGACCAGGATGCCCGTCCAGAAGGCAGTGCACATCCAACTACTCACCTATGGGACAATGGAAAAAGCGCGGCAGAGGAATTAAATCGAATGATGCAGATACGAAAAATTGCATTGGATCATTTTTCAGAAAAGAAGATCCCTGTAGGTTCTCCGATGGCAACCCTGGAAGAGGTTCTTGTTCCGATGTATATGTTTCATCGTTATCAAACTGAAGCCACAGCCAAAGTAATAGGTGGAGCTTTCTATACCTACGCAGCACGTGGTGATGGTCAGAAAATCTATGAACCTGTTTCAGCATCTGACCAAAAGCAAGCCTTAACGGCGTTGTTAGCCACTATAAAGCCTGAAGCATTGGTAGTGCCAGATAAAGTTCTTAAGTTAATACCCCCTCGTGCATTTGGATACGATGCCAATCCGCGAGAGGTCTTTAAAGGACGTACAGGCCTGACATTTGATCCACTTGGACCAGCGGAAGCAGCAGCGGGCATGACATTACGGTTGTTATTTAATCCGGAACGGGCGTCCCGCCTGGTAAGCCAGCAAGCTATTGACTCATCTCTACCAAGCTTGGCAGACATTATAGAAAACACATATGCGGCAACCTGGAAAAGCAACACCCAAAATGGATATACAGGTGAAGTAAGCCGAATCGTAAATAATCTTGTCTTAAAGAATATTATACAATTAGCCGCCAACAAAAATATATCTGAACAAGCACGAGCTATTGCCAATCTGAAAGTTAATGAACTTAAAACCTGGCTTTCTGCTAGTGTCGGCAAACAGACAGATGTAAACTGGAAAGCCCATTATCTGTTTGCGTTGAATCAAATTAGTGAATACGAACAGAAAGGTGCCGAGTCCACAGTAGTTACACCACTAACACCTCCGGATGGAGCCCCTATCGATCCTGGTTATGAATGGCTGGATATGGATATGTGTAGTTGGGAAAATAGTTCCAGATAAAAAGAAATTGCCAACCTGAATGAAGTAACTTCATTCAGGTTGGCAATTTCTTTTTAGGCAAGACATCATAGTTAAGATTGTACAGCTATGGTTTGTGATCATTATAAATCCTGAATTACCATGATAACAATAGATGTTCAGAATAACCTATTAACTCCAAACCAAACAATGTATTATGAAAAGCTGTATTCGCCTCCTCTGTCTTTTGTTATGTGTACCCATGTGGGTCTCTGCCCAAAATCAGCCATCCATTTCTCCTGAAAAATTAGAAACATTAAAACAGGAACTGGTAACGGAAATTGACAAGAATGCCAAGTTTACTCAGGAAATGATAGATATGGTATTCAGTTTTGGCGAACTAGGTTTCCAGGAAACTGAAACCTCCAAATACCTAACAGATATTCTTAAAAAGAACGGCTTTAGGATAGAGTATGGTATTTCAGGCGTTCCAACAGCATGGATTGCCAAATGGGGAACAGGAAAGCCTCTGATTGCTGTCGGTAGTGATATTGATTGTATTCCTAAGGCCTCACAAAAACCGGGTGTTGCCTATCATGATCCTGTTATTGAAGGAGCTCCAGGACATGGGGAAGGGCACAATTCAGGCGTTCCACTCAATATTACTTCTGTACTTGCCTTAAAGAAAATCATGGAACGTGAAAAAATTCCTGGCACCTTGATGCTTTGGCCTGGAGTAGCAGAAGAACAATTAGGAACTAAAGCTTTCTATATTCGGGATGGTTACTTCAAAGATGTAGATGCATGTATTTTCACACACGTAGATGACAACCTGGCGGTATCCTGGGGAGATGCAGGTTACAATGGAATGATATCTGTCAAGTTTACCTTTGAAGGACAAGCAGCTCATGCCGCAGGAGCACCCTGGCGAGGGAAAAGTGCACTGGATGCCGTAGAATTAATGAATATCGGATGGAACTTTAAAAGAGAGCACCTTGAACCAACCCAACGTTCTCATTATGTGATTGTTGATGGGGGCGATCAGCCCAATGTTGTTCCGTCAAAGGCTTCTGTCTGGTACTACTTTAGAGAACGGACTTATCCCAAGATAAAATCACTCTATGATGCAGGCATCAAGATTGCAAACGGCGCAGCAATGATGACAGATACAAAGATGACATATGAAGTAATGGGAAGTGCGTGGCCTGGACACTTCAATAAGCCTATTGCAGAAACAATGTATGAAAATATCAAACGCGTAGGCCTGCCAACCTGGACTGAAGCAGATCAGATGCTGGCCAAAGCCAGCCAGAAAGAAATGAATGCTCCCAAAATTACAGGATTAGATACGAAACTGGATACCTTGGGAAAACCTGTTACATTCTCTTTGGGAGGAGGTTCAGACGATATTGCAGATATTTCATGGAGTTTACCTACAGTAGTGTTACGCTATCCATCCAATATGCCTGGTCTTCCTGGCCACCATTGGTCCAATGCCATTGCCATGGCAACTCCTATAGCACACAAAGGTGCTACCGCAGGAGCCAAAGCAGAGGCACTTACCTTGCTGGATATGCTTACAAAGCCTGAGATCATTACACAAGCTTGGGAGTATTACAACAAAGAACAAACCAAAGAGACCAAATACACGCCTTTAATATCAGATAAGGATAAACCTGCTATTCACCTGAATGAAAAGATTATGGCTCAGTATCG
This genomic stretch from Xanthocytophaga agilis harbors:
- a CDS encoding zinc-dependent metalloprotease codes for the protein MKKSLILLYAVIIGFQVALAQKKASGTESAASSLSSATQGAERMEGFIPFYWDAKKGKIFLEISRFDTEFLYYPSLASGIGSNDIGLDRGRLSQEHVVKFQRSGNKVLLIESNYAYRAISKDPLEQQAVTESFAQSVHWGFEVMAEENGKVLVDATNFFIQDAAGAVQAISRTKQGNFRIDPSRCAFYLPHIKNFPQNTEVEATITLVGDQPGGYLQEVVPTPTMVTMRQHYSFVQLPELETYKPRVFDPRSGMIPMQYFDYATPVSEPIIKRFIIRHRLEKKDPTATVSEAVKPIVYYMDPGAPEPIRSALMEGTAWWNQAFEAAGYKDAFQVKLLPADADPMDVRYNIIQWVHRSTRGWSYGSSIIDPRTGEILKGKVTLGSLRVRQDFLIAQGLVAAYEEGKPVSEAMMKMALARLRQLAAHEVGHTLGLPHNYIASTNDRASVMDYPHPLVDIKGNNLELSNAYATGIGEWDKVAINYAYQDFPKGTEEKTALDKILSDYIKKGLYFLSDQDARPEGSAHPTTHLWDNGKSAAEELNRMMQIRKIALDHFSEKKIPVGSPMATLEEVLVPMYMFHRYQTEATAKVIGGAFYTYAARGDGQKIYEPVSASDQKQALTALLATIKPEALVVPDKVLKLIPPRAFGYDANPREVFKGRTGLTFDPLGPAEAAAGMTLRLLFNPERASRLVSQQAIDSSLPSLADIIENTYAATWKSNTQNGYTGEVSRIVNNLVLKNIIQLAANKNISEQARAIANLKVNELKTWLSASVGKQTDVNWKAHYLFALNQISEYEQKGAESTVVTPLTPPDGAPIDPGYEWLDMDMCSWENSSR
- a CDS encoding amidohydrolase; this translates as MKSCIRLLCLLLCVPMWVSAQNQPSISPEKLETLKQELVTEIDKNAKFTQEMIDMVFSFGELGFQETETSKYLTDILKKNGFRIEYGISGVPTAWIAKWGTGKPLIAVGSDIDCIPKASQKPGVAYHDPVIEGAPGHGEGHNSGVPLNITSVLALKKIMEREKIPGTLMLWPGVAEEQLGTKAFYIRDGYFKDVDACIFTHVDDNLAVSWGDAGYNGMISVKFTFEGQAAHAAGAPWRGKSALDAVELMNIGWNFKREHLEPTQRSHYVIVDGGDQPNVVPSKASVWYYFRERTYPKIKSLYDAGIKIANGAAMMTDTKMTYEVMGSAWPGHFNKPIAETMYENIKRVGLPTWTEADQMLAKASQKEMNAPKITGLDTKLDTLGKPVTFSLGGGSDDIADISWSLPTVVLRYPSNMPGLPGHHWSNAIAMATPIAHKGATAGAKAEALTLLDMLTKPEIITQAWEYYNKEQTKETKYTPLISDKDKPAIHLNEKIMAQYRPQMKKYYYDPTKYKSYLEQLGIKYPVLRDDQKAAIQSESKAAEASGNSPKNP